The Filimonas lacunae genomic sequence CTTTATCTAGCACTGCTGTTAGTTGTTGTCCTGCTACTACTCTTTTTACAGCAAGGTAGTAAGCTGCGGTTCTTAATGTTTCGTTTAATTCGCCTGCTGCCTGGTATACTTCACTAAAGCTTTTTTCGAGGATAGCAGCCAGCCGCTCGTTGACGCGGTTTATATCCCACGATTCGTGCAAGGTGTTTTGCAGCCATTCAAAATAAGAAACGGTTACACCTCCTGCATTAGCCAGTATATCTGGCACAACCAACGTGTTCTTTTCCTGTAAAATTCTGTCGGCATCGGCAGACACAGGGCCATTGGCGGCTTCTATAATAATCGGGGCTTTAATGAGTGCGGCATTGCCGGCAGTGATCACATCTTCTTTTGCGGCAGGTATCAGCACATCCACCGGCAGTGTAAGCAGCTCTTCATGTAGTATCTGGTAGGCATCGTAATAGCCATAAATAGACTTGTCGTTGCGTTGTGCATAAGCAATAAGGTCAGGCACATTAAATCCCTCGGGATTGAACAGGGCAGTGTCTACATCGCTTACGGCAACCACTTTCACGCCTTTTTCCCATAGGAACAGTGCCGTGTGCATGCCTACATTACCAAAGCCCTGGATGGCCACGTTTGTTTTAGAGGGCCTTTTATTGCGCTTTTCCAGGGCCAGCAGGGTAATAATACTTACTCCCTTGCCTGTTGCTTCTACGCGCCCCAGCGAGCCGCCGGAATGCAGGTGTTTGCCGGTAACTACCGCATGGATGGTTTTACCATGTTGCAGGGAGAATTCATCCATCAGCCAGCCCATTTCGTCGGGACCGGTGCCCATATCGGGGGCGGGTACATCTTTATGCGGACCAAAGGTATCGGCCAGTGCCTGTGTATAGGCACGGGTTAATTTTTCAAGTTCTGATTTAGATAGTTTCTGGGGATCGCATACAATGCCTCCTTTGGCTCCTCCAAAGGGAATGCCTGCCAGGGCCGATTTCCATGTCATCCAGGCGGCCAGCGCTTTTACTTCGTGGATATTCACTCCTGTATCGTAGCGGATGCCACCTTTAGAGGGACCTAGTATAGTGGAGTGAATAACACGGTATCCTTCAAAGTTCTTTTCCTGGCCATTATCCATAGTAATAGAGAAGTTGAGTAAAATTTGCTTGGCGGGTCTACGCAGCTTTTCTCTTGTTTCTTCACTAAGCTGTAGCAGCCCGGCGGCCTTGTTAAAGCGGGCCAGCATAGAATCGTATGGGGTAGTAGGGGTGTACATTGCTGTATGCTGAGTATTAGTCATATATTGATTTTTCCTGAATAAATGATAAGTAGTACGGTATATAAAAACAAGTCAAACGTAAGTGTAGTTATTAGCAACAACAACAGCAGCGGTAGTAAACAGCTGTAAATGCGGATGTCATATAAAAGGACTTGTTGTTCATTGGTAGTGCGAAAATAGAATAAAAATTATTACACTACCAAATTAGTAGGGTTAATTGTCCGGATAAGTTTTGTTAAAGGGAAAAGAGGGGTTGAAAATTGCTACTGGTATGACCGGAATGTACTATTGGGCAATGACGTGTCGTATGAGCTGAAAGTGCTATTGATTGGCTGCTTATATTTTGTTTTATCTGTATTGATTGGTAAATTGAGTAGTATGAAATACCTATCAACCTTAACGCTCTTATTTTACCTGTTATTCAGTTGTAACCCAGCTAAAAAAGCTAAAGTTAGTAATGCGTTTTTTGAAGCAATGGACCGTAATTATTTGCGTGTTGATAGCCTGCTTAAAGAATATCCTGACTCTGCAGTGACAGAGAATGAAAAAGTATATGACATTATCCGGCAGCATAGTAAACAGTTATTTTTATTGCCTGATACCATTTATAATGGGGATATATCGATAGTTGTATCTGCTGACAAAAAGCTTTGTCTGGTTTCCTGGAACACTCATCTGGGAGGAACTTTGAAATGGTTTGAATCAATGGCCCTTTTTTACACAGCTGATGGAAGTTTGCAGACTCAAATGGTACAAGACAACGAGCATTTGTTTGGGGAAGAGAACAGCAGTAGTTTAATCTTTTACGATACTTTATACAGTTTTCCGGCAGGGAAAGAAACCTTATATATAGCATACGGTACGGGACAAGGCAGCGCGCTTTTGTCCTGGCAACAACTATCGGCCTTGGCTATTGATGGGCAGAAATTGCTGCGTAAAAAGGTGTTTCCTGGTAATAAAAGCAATTGGTTGGTAGAATTTGATATATCTAAACTGAAGCGTGAAGAAATTCCCATGATAGAGGTAATGGATAGCGGAAGGTTAGTTCGAATGCCAATAGCTACAGATGAAGGAGGCTTTTCCTTCCGTTATGATCTGTTAGAGTTTAGAGATAGTATGTTTTGGGTGAAGAAATAGGCAGCTATAAGAGGTCACCTCCTGTAACGGGTATATTAGCCGCCTGTCAGCGGTGTCAATTTTTGCCACTAGTTTTTATCACCGGCGGTTTTGTGGGCGATGCGTAGGGGGCATCAGGTGAAAGACCATCAGCAGACTACTCAATTATAGGTACTGAATCCGTTTTTTGCTCCGCTAAATCTTCATTAATGGCTTTACTGCCGGATTGAGCAAATGAGGTATCTGGCGCATCTGGCTGAGTATAAATGCTCTTTTGCGGAGACTTCCACCAAAACATAGCAAGGCACAATGCCAAGGCCCCCATATAAATCAGAATCTGTTTCATATGCATTGTTGAATAGTTGGTTATAATATCTACAGAGTGGGGTACAGGGTTGTTGTGCAACAAGATACTACCATACTGTGTAAAATTCATCTTATGTAGTATCGTTAGACAAAAGTGGTGCCAGCAGGAGGAACAATAAAATAAGGCAATTGTATAGATGGATGTGGTTGAAGGCTAGATAAACAGTGTGTTTTACGGGTTAGGTTGTGCTGGAAAGAATTGGGGGGCGATTAGAAAATATTAACAGTTACTTCATATAGTAACGGAAGCCAAAAGGCACCTGTGCAATGTTTTTATTGCACAGGTGCCTGTAATATTTAAATGATGATAGAGCGTTTACTGGTCGCTTTGTCATTGGGGATATTACTCCACGTTAAGCCAGATGCGGGGACTGCTCTTTCGCGGCCCCAGGCTCTGATGGCTTCAATTCTTTCCGGACTGGTTTTGCTTAAAGGCACTATGTTCTGAAAGCATTTTTCGAATAGGCTATCGTCAATAGCAGCGTCTCCGCGAATGACTGCTTGTATAGCCACATCGCGCACCGCGCCTTCGAGGTCTGAACCTGCAAAGCCTTCTGATATGTCAACGAGCTTGTCCAGTGTAAAGGTGGAAGGTGGTGGCAGCAGGTTTCTCTTGATATACAGGTTAATGATGTCCTTTCGTTCCTGTGGAGCTGGTAAGTCCACAAAAAACAACTCATCAAACCTGCCTTTTCGCAGCAGTTCAGGTGGTAGTTTGGTTACGTCGTTGGCGGTAGCTACTACAAATACCTTGGCATTGCTTTCCTGTAGCCAGAAAAGGAATTGGCCTACCATCCGGGTGGTAACACCCGAAGAATCGCTGGCATTGGCCGCTAAGCCCTTTTCTATTTCATCAATCCACAGTACACAGGGGGCAGCGTTGTCGGCCGATGCAAAGGCTTCTTTCAGCCTGTTTTCGCTCTGGCCTACATACATGCCCTGGATGGAAGCAAAGTCTAAGCGATATAGCGGTAAATTCCAGGAAGCGGCAACGAATTTGGCGGATAGCGATTTGCCGCAGCCGGGAACGCCTACCAGTAACATGCCTCTGGGTGGGCGCAGCTTGCGGGCTTTTAAATCGGCGGTTAGCAGTTGCTGTTGGGTGCTTAGCCATTGCTGCAAACCATCTAGTCCGGCAACAGAAAGCGTGCTGGCGTCTATTTTTACTTTTTCCAGGCCGGATATATCGTTGAACAATTTGTCTTTAGCCTGGCTGAGTTCTTTGATGTCGTCTTTGGTCAATGAGCCTTTAGCCATCTGGGTGGCCAGCACGTTTTCCGCTTCAATTTTGGTCATGTTGGATAAAACGGTGGCAGCCATTTTAAAATCGCTTTCTTCCCAGTCAATAGGAATAGATCCTTTGTAGGGGGTAACACATTCTTTCACCACTTCCAGCATTTCTTCTTCATTGGGTGCATCCAGCGTTAATGTCATGCCCAGGCGCTGCAGTTGCGACCATACGCTTTTGGTGGTGATGACGCAAATGCTACCGCCCCGCTCTATGGACTGCACTACACAGTCGTAAATATGACGGGATACTACATTGTCGTCTTCTATGTCGCTTACCTCATTGAAAACAAATGTCAGGTTTTGTCTTTGCGACATATTCTGCACAGCAAAGTCAATCCCGCCTGCAACAGAGCGATCGTCGTTTACAGGCTTCCGTGTTTTGATATCAATGGTGCCGTGGGATAAGCTGTGTGCGTATATGGGGATGTTTATTTCTTCTGCGAGTTGTTGCACTACCTCTAATACCCTGGTGCGTTCTATGCTGCGGATGCTGATGAAAGGTATTCTGGCGCGAAACATCCTTAGCAGCGACGTTTTAAATTCTGCTTTGTTGGCCATAGTTAAAATATAATTTTTCTCCCGGTGGCAGGTGGTACGTTATTCTGTTGTAAAGGAGTGGGGTCGCTGCTGGTTTCTGCCGTTATGATGCTCATAAAGTCAAATCCATGCAATACCATCAACAACCTGTCACTGCTTTTATTATTCTTTACAATGTTATCTGTTAGTGTTTTTTTTACTTCTGCTACAAATTCGCACAGGTCTTTATATAACGTATTCTTTAAATCCTCCGGAAGTCCTTTGGCAGTTACAAATGAAACCAGTGGTATCATGTTTTTCCTGCTGTTGTTTAAGGTTATTCCCAATTCATTTTCACTGGCAATGGTTTGCGTATGAAAAGCGCGTTGGAAAGAATTTACCCATACTTTCTTCCTGTTTCTGTAGGCTTCCTCCACTCTTATATAAAAGCGTTGTGCTGTGCCTGCATCCAGCGAAAAACTCCCGCTGTTGAACTCAGCAAGCACCGCATTGTCGCCATTAGAAAAGCGTTCCAGCGCATCTGTCCACTGTGCATAGGTTGTGATAGCCATGCTTATTGCGGTTTAATCCTGGGATTGATGAACTGGTTAGGCGGCACTATGTCCCAGTTGGGAAAGCTGGCTGCCTGTGTTTCGGTTTCTGTGCGACCCTGAAACAGGTTAGGCTTTGCCTGCTTGTTTTTATCAGGGGTATTACTATTGTCGCGTTGCTGCTCGTTATTGTTAAAAAGAATTGTATTCATAGTAGGATGATTAGTTAGTGGTTAAAATGTTACGGGTATCTTTAGAAACACTGGAAAAATCTTCCGGCGTAATAGAAGTGAGCAATGCTCTTACTACTTCTGCCTTGGCATCTTCCCGGGCGCATTCTTTTCTGTAGTCCACTGTTTCAGCGATACAACCTCTCAACACTTCTTTTGATTTTTGCTCCCTGTTGGCAGTACTGTCTTTGATTTGCTGGATGGTTTTTTTGTGCTTATTAAGTGTATTTAACACCAGCCAGATACCTACACCTGCTGCTAATACACCTACTATTGGGTTTACGATCAGCAGGCCTGCACCCAATGCAATTATCAATCCGCCGAGGATAACATTACTGGTTGGGTATGGTGCTTTAGCCAATTCTGCTTTGAGTACATTGGTCCAATAGCCTTCGTGCTGCCCTAACAGCGACTCTTCATCACTGCCATCCTGTGTGCCGGCGGTAAAGCCGTCAATATTGTATACAATCAGGTTAGGAATGCTGTTTCTGCTGTTGGCGGTAAAGGTGTCATGCGCTTCTACAATCCAGGGCTGGCTGATAGATACAGCCAATGCCTGTGTTACTTTAGAAGCACCTGCTTTAGCCGGGTTAAAGGCGGCATTGGTAAGCAGCTGTAAAAAATCTACCTTTTCCTGGAAGATATGTTTTTCTGCGTCCATCACGGATTGTGCAGCCGCTTTATCACCATCCATGTCAATAATCAGTTCGTTCAGCCGCACTTGTTGCTGAAGTGGCAATTCTTCATCATCAAAATTGGTTACCAGCATCGACAAAATTTCATCCAGTTGCACTTTTATGGCTTTGGATAAATCAGTGGATGCGCCTATTACATTTTTGAAATGTGCCTGTATAGGTTCGTGTGCGCTTACTGTTTGTAAGTAAGTTTCCAGTGCTGTCCAGTTGTTGCAGAATTGCTCCAGTAGTGGGTATTTACCGCTTACAACCGGGGCTTTGGCGTGGAAGAACTGCAGCCATTGCGCTTTTTGATCGTTGATATAATCGCCGGACTGTGTAAGTTGGGCAAGCCAGCTTTTGGCATTCTTCATCATCAGTTGGCGGGCAGCAGGAGGGAAAACGCCTGTAGTTACCGCTTCCAGTATAATAACGAATTCCCTGTCGAGGTTGTACGGGTTTTGATGCATAAAATATCTGTTCAACCATTGCAGGCTGGCCTCGTACCTGTTAAGCCGGCGCATTACCAGCATAAAGAACAGGGTGGTTTTATAATCATCCCTTCGTAAGCTTTCGTTGAGTGCTTTATCGGCAGTGGCTTTGTCGTTCCTGATCCAGGATGCGACTGTTATTAAAGCGGGAGCCAGCCAGTAGCCAGGTGCTTTCAGCATCACTTCTTCCGTGGTTGCACGTAGTGTGCCATCGCTTACAATACCGGTGTCTACGCCTTGTAATATACCTGTGGCCATTCTGCGCACTTCGCCATAATAGCCGAATTTTATTTCCAGA encodes the following:
- a CDS encoding ATP-binding protein, with product MANKAEFKTSLLRMFRARIPFISIRSIERTRVLEVVQQLAEEINIPIYAHSLSHGTIDIKTRKPVNDDRSVAGGIDFAVQNMSQRQNLTFVFNEVSDIEDDNVVSRHIYDCVVQSIERGGSICVITTKSVWSQLQRLGMTLTLDAPNEEEMLEVVKECVTPYKGSIPIDWEESDFKMAATVLSNMTKIEAENVLATQMAKGSLTKDDIKELSQAKDKLFNDISGLEKVKIDASTLSVAGLDGLQQWLSTQQQLLTADLKARKLRPPRGMLLVGVPGCGKSLSAKFVAASWNLPLYRLDFASIQGMYVGQSENRLKEAFASADNAAPCVLWIDEIEKGLAANASDSSGVTTRMVGQFLFWLQESNAKVFVVATANDVTKLPPELLRKGRFDELFFVDLPAPQERKDIINLYIKRNLLPPPSTFTLDKLVDISEGFAGSDLEGAVRDVAIQAVIRGDAAIDDSLFEKCFQNIVPLSKTSPERIEAIRAWGRERAVPASGLTWSNIPNDKATSKRSIII
- a CDS encoding Glu/Leu/Phe/Val family dehydrogenase: MTNTQHTAMYTPTTPYDSMLARFNKAAGLLQLSEETREKLRRPAKQILLNFSITMDNGQEKNFEGYRVIHSTILGPSKGGIRYDTGVNIHEVKALAAWMTWKSALAGIPFGGAKGGIVCDPQKLSKSELEKLTRAYTQALADTFGPHKDVPAPDMGTGPDEMGWLMDEFSLQHGKTIHAVVTGKHLHSGGSLGRVEATGKGVSIITLLALEKRNKRPSKTNVAIQGFGNVGMHTALFLWEKGVKVVAVSDVDTALFNPEGFNVPDLIAYAQRNDKSIYGYYDAYQILHEELLTLPVDVLIPAAKEDVITAGNAALIKAPIIIEAANGPVSADADRILQEKNTLVVPDILANAGGVTVSYFEWLQNTLHESWDINRVNERLAAILEKSFSEVYQAAGELNETLRTAAYYLAVKRVVAGQQLTAVLDKETPPAHN